One window of the Candidatus Wolbachia massiliensis genome contains the following:
- the dnaJ gene encoding molecular chaperone DnaJ — protein MSTKDYYDLLGVSRGASIDEIKKAYKKLALKYHPDRNPGNKEAEEKFKEITAAYEVLSDSEKKAGYDHYGHEDASDGFDFSQGFSSAGDFSDIFNAFFGGGFGGSGRSRTRRSTTGVPGANLRYDLKITLEDAFKGIQATVSYNTVIKCDACQGTGSEGAIKPVQCHTCQGSGNIRIKQGPFIIERTCTTCYGEGEIIQNKCKKCGGNGRKKDRANISVSIPKGVEEGYKEKVSGKGEAGVRGGKNGDLYVYVKIAPHKIFTRNKADLHCKVPIKMTLAVLGGEIDVQSIDGTIKVKVPEGIQTGTILRCREKGMPHKNSNVRGDLYVQVIVETLNPKSLTAKQIELLKAFEEEENANVQQQSEGFFSKVKKK, from the coding sequence ATGAGTACAAAAGATTACTACGATTTGCTGGGAGTCAGCAGAGGTGCTAGTATTGATGAGATAAAAAAAGCATACAAAAAATTAGCGTTAAAGTATCATCCAGATAGAAACCCTGGTAATAAAGAAGCAGAGGAAAAATTTAAAGAAATAACAGCTGCATATGAAGTTCTGTCTGACTCTGAGAAAAAGGCAGGTTATGATCATTACGGACATGAGGATGCCTCTGATGGGTTCGATTTTAGTCAGGGCTTTAGCTCTGCAGGAGATTTTAGTGATATATTCAATGCCTTTTTTGGCGGAGGATTTGGCGGCTCAGGCAGATCAAGAACAAGAAGGAGCACCACGGGGGTACCTGGGGCAAACTTACGTTATGATCTTAAAATTACCTTAGAAGATGCATTTAAAGGAATACAAGCAACTGTATCTTACAATACAGTTATAAAATGTGATGCGTGTCAAGGTACAGGCAGTGAAGGAGCAATCAAACCTGTTCAGTGCCACACATGCCAAGGAAGTGGTAATATCAGGATTAAGCAAGGCCCTTTTATAATCGAAAGAACATGCACTACATGTTATGGGGAAGGAGAAATAATACAAAATAAATGTAAGAAGTGTGGTGGAAATGGACGCAAAAAAGATAGAGCAAATATATCAGTTTCAATTCCAAAAGGCGTAGAAGAAGGCTATAAAGAAAAAGTCAGTGGTAAAGGAGAAGCTGGAGTAAGAGGTGGAAAAAACGGAGATTTATATGTGTACGTTAAAATTGCTCCACACAAAATCTTTACTCGAAATAAAGCGGATTTACATTGTAAAGTGCCAATAAAAATGACACTAGCGGTGCTTGGTGGTGAGATTGACGTTCAGTCAATTGATGGGACAATAAAAGTAAAAGTTCCTGAAGGCATTCAAACTGGTACCATACTACGTTGTCGGGAAAAGGGCATGCCGCATAAGAACTCAAATGTGCGTGGTGATTTATACGTGCAGGTAATAGTTGAGACTTTAAACCCGAAGAGTTTAACTGCAAAACAAATTGAGCTGTTAAAGGCCTTTGAAGAAGAGGAAAATGCAAACGTGCAGCAGCAATCTGAGGGGTTTTTTAGTAAAGTAAAAAAAAAATAG